A part of Chanos chanos chromosome 9, fChaCha1.1, whole genome shotgun sequence genomic DNA contains:
- the si:ch73-22o12.1 gene encoding nectin-2 — MIGVNCPNRLRKMILVWSLGLLLTIQGVTAQRVKVEPEVMSYPGEAVNLRCQFPNSADTRLTQVTWILEPTDGERTNIAVFHPTFGVNYPASPVAGRVTFTQSPPSLENPSIQIRDVKMTDEGRYICEYATYPSGTEQGVTNLIMLAKPKNSASAVTVVAGTATVVVARCESANGRPASTLTWVTSVSGNGTTPVKTMNADNTVTVKSEYRLVPTPKDNGKEVSCVVRHRTQKQPESFPMKLSIEYPPVVKISGYDNNWYVGRTNVLLTCEAQSNPFPTTVVWKTLTGVIPETVQIKENKLTVLKVDESVNTTFICEVKNRLGIGKDQVTANVREPPTVQSNAGVVAGAVIGSLLALLLVGAIIGVLVTHHRRQQQGGYRGNGKSHGSAYDIKARLFGPSKNGTNGGGGVGNNNGPIYTYRDGPEAGLTEKSNHGLQQHQGGVALLSTTPTAQDILLSGEMDEAERRKFDEVEMEEDERYDHFDRAGPILQLRPHNEDLTGSYIDDDMESQRDGSVISRTAVYV; from the exons GAGTGACGGCGCAGCGGGTGAAGGTGGAGCCAGAGGTGATGTCATATCCGGGCGAGGCCGTCAACCTGAGATGTCAGTTCCCGAACTCTGCCGACACGCGGCTCAcgcag GTGACGTGGATCCTGGAGCCCACAGACGGTGAGCGGACTAACATCGCCGTGTTTCACCCGACGTTTGGCGTAAATTACCCAGCGTCTCCAGTTGCGGGCCGAGTCACTTTCACCCAGAGCCCGCCCTCCCTGGAGAATCCGTCCATTCAGATCAGAGATGTGAAGATGACGGACGAGGGGCGGTACATCTGTGAATATGCCACGTACCCCAGTGGCACCGAACAAGGCGTCACCAACCTCATCATGCTgg ccAAACCCAAGAACTCCGCCTCTGCCGTCACCGTGGTCGCCGGCACCGCCACCGTCGTTGTCGCTCGCTGTGAATCGGCCAACGGTCGTCCAGCCTCCACGCTCACCTGGGTGACGTCGGTCAGCGGCAACGGTACGACGCCGGTCAAGACGATGAACGCGGACAACACGGTCACAGTGAAGAGTGAGTACAGACTGGTCCCCACGCCCAAGGACAACGGCAAAGAAGTCAGCTGTGTCGTCAGACATCGCACACAGAAACAACCAGAGAGTTTCCCCATGAAGCTCTCCATCGagt ATCCCCCGGTGGTGAAAATCAGCGGCTATGACAATAACTGGTACGTCGGTCGCACCAACGTCCTCCTGACCTGTGAGGCCCAGAGTAACCCCTTCCCAACCACAGTCGTCTGGAAAAC tttgACTGGGGTGATACCTGAGACGGTGCAGATTAAAGAGAATAAACTGACTGTGTTGAAAGTAGATGAGTCGGTCAACACCACATTTATCTGTGAGGTGAAGAACAGACTGGGAATCGGCAAAGACCAAGTCACCGCTAATGTTAGAG AGCCCCCAACTGTACAGTCTAATGCGGGGGTGGTGGCGGGTGCGGTCATAGGGAGCCTCCTGGCTCTCCTGTTGGTTGGCGCCATCATCGGCGTGCTGGTGACCCATCACCGCCGGCAGCAGCAGGGCGGTTACCGTGGCAACGGCAAGAGCCACGGCTCCGCCTATGACATCAAGGCCCGCCTCTTCGGACCGAGCAAGAACGGAACCAACGGCGGCGGCGGAGTGGGCAACAACAACGGGCCGATCTACACCTACCGTGACGGGCCGGAGGCGGGGCTAACAGAGAAGTCCAATCACGGGCTGCAGCAGCACCAGGGGGGCGTGGCCTTGTTGTCGACCACGCCCACGGCCCAGGACATCCTGCTGAGCGGGGAGATGGATGAGGCGGAGCGGAGGAAGTTTGACGAGGTGGAGATGGAAGAGGACGAGAGGTACGATCACTTTGACAGGGCGGGGCCCATCCTACAGCTCCGCCCACACAACGAGGACCTGACGGGCAGTTACATCGACGACGACATGGAATCCCAGAGAGATGGATCGGTGATCTCACGGACAGCTGTTTACGTCTGA